The following proteins are encoded in a genomic region of Streptomyces collinus Tu 365:
- a CDS encoding GHMP kinase yields MPPAPLSGPAAAPAAPAPVTGTGYAFGTFGELLQGALPAPDGDFLVTFPLARWATAVFHPARAARTVHVTPAHKGKSRRVAEAVLAALGENDGGLLELGGDLPEGKGMASSSADLVATVRAVGAAYRRTFSPAQTEAFLRGVEPADGVMYDEIVCFHHRAVRLGRRLGTLPPLTVVAHDEGGQVDTVAHNRAAPPIGPAERHEYARLLDRLGDAVATGDVPAVGEVATRSAELNDRRRARAGFGVLRALCHDVGGHGLVLAHSGTLLGVLLDTHDPELDAKARHIRAGCAPLGGEVTVHRALGAGDAWSPGPYPAVPAGSTTHRRET; encoded by the coding sequence ATGCCGCCCGCTCCGCTGAGCGGCCCGGCCGCCGCCCCCGCCGCTCCGGCACCGGTCACCGGCACCGGGTACGCCTTCGGCACCTTCGGCGAACTCCTCCAAGGCGCCCTGCCCGCCCCCGACGGCGACTTCCTCGTCACCTTCCCGCTGGCCCGCTGGGCCACCGCCGTCTTCCACCCGGCCCGGGCCGCACGGACCGTACACGTCACGCCCGCGCACAAGGGCAAGTCCCGGCGGGTGGCGGAAGCCGTCCTGGCAGCGCTCGGCGAGAACGACGGCGGACTGCTGGAACTCGGCGGCGACCTGCCCGAGGGCAAGGGCATGGCCAGTTCCTCGGCCGACCTGGTCGCCACCGTGCGGGCCGTCGGCGCCGCGTACCGGCGCACGTTCAGCCCCGCGCAGACCGAGGCCTTCCTGCGCGGCGTCGAACCCGCCGACGGCGTCATGTACGACGAGATCGTCTGCTTCCACCACCGGGCCGTCCGGCTCGGCCGCAGACTCGGCACGCTGCCCCCGCTCACGGTCGTCGCCCACGACGAGGGCGGACAGGTCGACACCGTCGCCCACAACCGGGCCGCCCCGCCCATCGGGCCTGCCGAACGCCACGAGTACGCCCGGCTGCTGGACCGGCTCGGCGACGCCGTCGCCACGGGTGACGTACCCGCCGTCGGCGAGGTCGCCACCCGCAGCGCCGAACTCAACGACCGCCGACGCGCCCGCGCCGGATTCGGCGTCCTGCGCGCGCTGTGCCACGACGTCGGCGGCCACGGCCTGGTCCTGGCCCACAGCGGCACCCTGCTCGGCGTCCTCCTCGACACCCACGATCCCGAACTCGACGCCAAGGCACGGCACATCCGTGCCGGCTGCGCACCGCTCGGCGGCGAGGTCACCGTGCACCGCGCGCTGGGCGCCGGGGACGCCTGGAGCCCCGGCCCGTACCCGGCCGTCCCGGCCGGCTCCACCACCCACCGACGGGAGACCTGA
- a CDS encoding argininosuccinate lyase gives MTSQPPAPAAELSGRIRGGPSDLLHDEVLAPQFRFEVRHLLGHYIAIEKTLAAEYARMALLTEAEARTVTALLDEVGPGALTARPDANMSDIAFALERHVTARLPAPVPHWHVDRSRNDLQACAQTMFGREQVVRLATALLDLCSVVLARAEETRGLPMPGYTHFQAAQIITPGFHLSALAEQLLHTQRRLLHTYDGMNTCPLGAGAMAGQELPWDRTRMARMLGFDRPQPNALTAVASRRWSAEATAELGLLGAALSRFVTDLLTWGGSEYGFIELPDDLSGISSAMPQKKNYPVLERIRGRTAHLGAFHTDVLLGQRNTPFCNLVEVSKEAGTHVLTAFDSAHGTVRLLTEVVRRVAFRADRMRAVCTREYLGGFSLANALTLTEGVPWRTAQVVAGKYIVSAAEAGVPPHPGAPALLTRAAAEHALTLADPARLLADAFDVDRGLARLACEGSAHPDAVAQALRAQQDTLEGLRAAWQERSDAVVAGAAETARALGPAGPQDAHRPETGER, from the coding sequence GTGACGAGTCAGCCCCCGGCGCCCGCCGCCGAACTCAGCGGCCGCATCCGCGGCGGGCCGAGCGACCTGCTGCACGACGAGGTACTCGCACCCCAGTTCCGGTTCGAGGTCCGCCACCTGCTGGGCCACTACATCGCCATCGAGAAGACCCTGGCGGCCGAGTACGCCCGGATGGCGCTGCTCACCGAGGCAGAGGCCCGCACCGTCACCGCCCTGCTGGACGAGGTGGGGCCCGGGGCCCTCACCGCACGGCCCGACGCCAACATGTCGGACATCGCCTTCGCCCTCGAACGCCACGTCACGGCCCGGCTGCCGGCCCCCGTGCCCCACTGGCACGTCGACCGCAGCCGCAACGACCTCCAGGCCTGCGCGCAGACGATGTTCGGCCGCGAGCAGGTGGTCCGCCTCGCCACCGCCCTGCTCGACCTGTGCTCCGTCGTCCTCGCCCGCGCCGAGGAGACCCGCGGCCTGCCCATGCCCGGCTACACGCACTTCCAGGCCGCGCAGATCATCACCCCCGGCTTCCACCTGTCCGCTCTCGCGGAGCAGCTGCTGCACACCCAGCGGCGGCTGCTGCACACCTACGACGGGATGAACACCTGCCCGCTGGGCGCCGGCGCGATGGCCGGACAGGAACTGCCCTGGGACCGCACGCGGATGGCCCGCATGCTGGGCTTCGACCGCCCGCAGCCCAACGCGCTCACCGCGGTCGCCTCGCGCCGCTGGAGTGCCGAGGCCACCGCCGAACTCGGCCTGCTCGGCGCCGCCCTGAGCCGCTTCGTCACCGACCTGCTCACCTGGGGCGGCAGCGAGTACGGCTTCATCGAACTGCCCGACGACCTGTCCGGCATCTCCTCGGCGATGCCGCAGAAGAAGAACTACCCCGTCCTGGAACGCATCCGCGGCCGCACCGCCCACCTCGGCGCCTTCCACACCGACGTCCTCCTCGGGCAGCGCAACACCCCCTTCTGCAACCTGGTGGAGGTCTCCAAGGAAGCCGGCACCCACGTCCTGACCGCGTTCGACTCCGCGCACGGCACCGTCCGGCTGCTCACCGAGGTGGTCCGCCGCGTCGCGTTCCGGGCCGATCGCATGCGCGCGGTGTGCACACGCGAGTACCTGGGCGGCTTCAGCCTCGCCAACGCCCTCACCCTCACCGAAGGGGTGCCGTGGCGGACCGCGCAGGTCGTCGCCGGCAAGTACATCGTGAGCGCCGCCGAGGCCGGCGTACCGCCCCATCCGGGCGCGCCCGCACTGCTGACCCGGGCCGCCGCCGAGCACGCGCTCACTCTCGCCGACCCGGCGCGGCTGCTCGCCGACGCCTTCGACGTCGATCGGGGCCTCGCCCGCCTCGCCTGTGAGGGCTCCGCCCACCCCGACGCCGTGGCGCAGGCACTGCGCGCCCAGCAGGACACCCTCGAGGGACTGCGCGCCGCCTGGCAGGAGAGGTCCGACGCCGTCGTCGCGGGAGCCGCCGAGACGGCCCGCGCACTCGGCCCGGCCGGACCGCAGGACGCCCACCGGCCGGAAACGGGGGAGCGCTGA